The genomic window ATGCAGGCCACGGCCCTGTACGCGGTCGTCGGCGCCTTCTTCTTCCACCGCCGGGCCGTCGCCGCCGGTGTGGTCGGAGTCGCCTTCGGCGCGGGTGTCTTCCTCGGCCCCCTCGTCGGCAACGGGATCGCCGGGGCATGGGGCGACTGGCGCGGGCCGTTCTTCGTCTTCGCGGCGGCCGGCCTGGTGGTGGCCCTGCTCATCGCCATCGGCGTCAGCCGGACGATGACCGAGTCGGTCACCGGCACGACGGCCTCGACGACGGACTACGGATACGTGCCGGCCAGTCCCTTCAACCGCAACACCCTCGGCATCGGCATCGCGTGCGCGGTGTCCGGGCTGGTGTTCTACGGATTCCTCGGTCTGTATCCGACGTTCCTGCGCGAACACCTCGGCTTCGGCGCCGGGCAAGCGGCCCTGGCCGTCTCCTTCTCGGGGTTCGGGGCGATGATGGCGCTGCCGGCCGGCTGGCTGGGCGACCGCTTCAACCAGCGCAACCTGCTCGGCCTCGCCTTCCTCGCCACCTCCGCGACCGCGACGCTGACCTATCAGTACGCCACCTCGGCCCCGGCCCAGTACGTGCTCGCCTTCCTCATGGGTGCCTTCGCCAGCGGCTTCCTCTTCACCAACTGCACCACCGCCATGCAGCGGGCGGTCCGTCCCGAGCACGTCGGACGCGGCTCCGGGCTGTTCATGCTGACCTACTACGTGGCCGCGGCGTTCTCGGGGCTGCTCTTCGCCCGGCTGGTCGACGAGTTCGGCTGGGGCGGCGCCGGTCTGTGGCAGCTCACGGTCCTGCCCGCACTGGGCATCGCCGGCCTCGCCCTGGTCGACACATCGCGCATGGTGGTGCCGCGCCGCCCTGCCGCCGGTTGAGCCGCGCTCAGCGGATTCCCAGCTCCCGCAGTACGCGCTGCTGACCCGCGGTCGGGCCGGTGGGCCAGTAGAGGTACGCGACGCCTCCCGTACCGCTTCTGACGTTGCCGTTCGCGTCGTACCGCTTCGTGCGCAGCCAGATGTTCTCCCATTCGCGGCGACGGTAGACCCGGCGCACGGCCTCGTTGCTCGGCGAGGCCGGATCGTTCGCGATCACGTCTCCGGCGGCAGTGAAACCGATGACGGTCATGAGATGGCCGGCGGTGCCGTAACCGGCGCCGGTGAGCTCCTCCTTCAGGAAGGACTGCGACGTTATGGCCGGGATTCCGGCGCCGACGAGCCTCTCCAGCTCGTCCAGCGAGTGCAGCCGGGTCACGACGGCGTTCATGTCCCGGTACGTGGCCGCGTAGGCCGCGTTGAAGGGCCAGTTGCCGCAGCCTTCGTACTGGTAGTCGTAGGTGTGCCGGGCCGCGTGGCAGACCTGCGGGTCGGCGAAGGCCGGGTCGACCCAGGCGAGGTCGGCGGCGGTCGGCTTCCGGCCCCAGTACTCGATGATCATCTGGGAGGAGGTGGGGCTGCACCACGCCTCGCCGCCGTTGTCGTACTCCGGGTACTGGCCGACGTGCGTGTTCTGCGAATAGCGCGGCACGGCCAGCTCGCGGGCGAGGCGGGGCGTGGACGCGGGCACGGTGAAGCGGTCCGGGACGGCGGACGCCATGGCCCCGATGCGCCAGACGGTGGGGGTGAGCTTCGTGCCGGGCTTGCGGAAGAGCGTGAGCCGCAGCCGGTAAGAGCCGAGCCGGAGCCCGCTCGCCGGGTCGTCGAGCGAGAGGGTGTCGGTCCAGATGGTGCTCCTGCCGTCGGTCTGGTCGTCGACGGAGGTGCGGCGGATGTCGGTGGCGCCGTCGCCCGAGGTCCAGCGGCCCATGACGAACCAGGGGGTCGCGGTGCCGTCCGAGTACGTGCCCGAGAGCTCCGCCTGCAGCCAGGTGCCGGCCGGGGTGCGGGCGTTCCAGGAGGCGATGACCTCGGTCGCCGGGACCCGGGGACGGTGCACGGGCGAGGTCCACGTGGCGTGCTCCCAGACCGCCGTCTTCCCCGTGTGCGGATCCGCGTACTCGACGCGGCCCACGGGCGAGGCGATCACCAGCGCGGGGCGGTGGCCCGCGACGGCACGGGTGCCCGCCCGGGTGCCCTGCGACCAGTCGGGGTACGAGCTCCAGAAGCGGTTGTCGACGAGGGGGCCGTCCGCGGCGGCTGCCGGGGAGGGGGCCGTGGCGGACGCCGAGGATGCCGACGCCGCACCGGCAGCGGCTGCGGCGAGTGCGGCGGTCAGGACGGCTCTGCGCGAAGCGGCTCTGGTCATGGAACCTCCGTCTTCCGTCTCGTGTGCGTCAGCCTCGTGTGCGGGTCAGCCTCGTGTGCTCGTGTGCGTCAGCGCGTTCGAGGCGCGGGAGTGGGGCAACTATCCCGGCTCCGGGAGGGCTTCTGCCAGAGACTCGCGCGAGCCGCGCCGACCAATATTGGTCTCGACCAGTGGCATGACCTGCGACGGCCTCGGCCGCGCGGCCGAGGCGCCCCTTAGGGTGGCAGCCATGGACCCCGCCGCTCCCCCCGACCGCCTCGATCCCGGCCGCGCCGCCGCCGGACTGCGCGCGCTGCCACCGTCCTGCGGCCCGGTGCGGCTGATCGCAGTCGACGGGCACGCGGGCTCCGGGAAGAGCACCTTCTCGGCACTGCTGGCCGAGGCACTCGGCGGCGCTCCCGTGCTCCATCTCGACGATCTGGCCACGCACGAGGAACTCTTCGCATGGACCGGGCGGTTGCTCGACCAGGTGATCGGCCCTCTGGCCCGGGGCGAGAGCGCGCGCTACGAGCCGTACGACTGGCATCTGCGCCGCTTCGGCGCGCCGCGCCCGCTGCCCGCCGCACCGGTCGTCCTCGTCGAAGGCGTCGGGGCGGGCCGCCGGGCGCTGCGGCCCCATCTCGCCCGGCTGCTCTGGATGGACCGGGGCCCGCACGAGTCCTGGGCGCGCGGCCGCTTCCGGGACGGACCGGAGCTCGCCGACTTCTGGGACGAGTGGACCGTGGCGGAGAGCCGCCATTTCGCCGGCGATCCCTCGCGCCCCTTCGCCGACACCCTGGTACGGGAGTGGCGTGAGGGGTACGAGTGGCTGCCGGGACCTGGTGCGACAGCAGGAGCGAACCACTTCCTCACGGAACGTGACCGGCCCGCACGCCCGTACTGAGCAGTCGGAAATCCACTCCGTCGAGTGCCCCAACTCCGCTTGACCCAAGGGCCATACAGGTCTTACGTTCTCAATGTGCGGCTTTCAGGAGCCGCCCAGACGCGAGGCCCCCGGTTGTTCCCCCGTGATCGGGGGCTTCGTTCTGCCCGCGCCCCGCTCCCCCGGCGTCGCAGACACCACCCTGTGCTCACCCAGGGTCACCGTCCGACGGACGCCCTTCTCACCCTCGCGCCACCCTTAATCACCCACCCCTGCGCAGGTACGATGCCCTTCGGTGCGGTCAATTCCCGTCCGCGAGAAGGTGGTTCAGCACGCTCCGACGGGCGCCCGCCCGGCGGGAGGTCACGGGGGCACGGTATGTGGGGGACCCGATGGACATCGGCACGCAGGGCGCGTCGGCGCCGGCCGACCTCGCCTGGGTGCGCGGCGTGGACGCCTACACCATGGGCGCGTATCCGCAGGCGGAGGAGGAGTTCAGGACCGCGGTGCGGCTCGACCCCGGAATGGCGGACGGCTGGCTCGGTCTGCACGCGCTGCGCGTCGACACCACGACCGCGCTGCTGCGGATGTACCGCAACCGGGAGCGCTTCGGCGAGCAGCGGGCCCGGCACCGGCGCACGCTGAACTCCTGGTACTGGCTGGGCTGGTGGGTGCAGCCGGTGCTGGAGAACCCGCGCGATCTCTTACTCGCACACGCCTCGCACTGGCTGGACGGGCGCCATGTGCCCGAACTCGACCGGGCGCTCGCCGGGCTGCCGCCTGTCGACACGGACCCGCAGGTCCGCTTCCTGCACGCCTGCCGGGCCTACCTGGTCAAGGACTGGGAGCAGCTCGTGCGGCACACCGAGCCGCTCGTCAACGATCCGCTGCTCGGCATCGAGGCCGGGCTCTTCGGCGGCATGGCGCGGGTCCGGCTGGAGATGTACGGGCAGGCCGAGCCACTGCTGTCCGCGGCGCTGATGCGGTGTCGCAGCGAGCAGCCGCAGCGCAAGGAGCTGCGCTACTGGCTGGCGCGCGCCCATGAGGGCACCGGGCGCAGCGCGGCGGCCCTGCCGCTGTACCGGGCGGTGCACCGGGTCGATCCGGCGTTCATGGACACCGCGGCGCGGCTCGCGGCGATCGCGGAGTACGACGGCATCGACGGGCCCGACGAGCCGGCCGGGCTGGCCGCGGTGTCCCTGGCGGGCGCGGGCGCCGGCTCGGGCGGGGGCTTCGGCCAGGACGCGGTGGACGCGCAGGCCGATGCGGAGCCGCCGGCCGGGCCGGAGCCCCGCTTCGGCCCCGAGCCGCAGCCGCAGTTCGGCGCGGTGGCCCCGGCCGGTCCGGCCGACGGCGTACGGGAGAAGGCGGGCATGCCGCCTCAGGCGGCGCCCGCGCAGTACGCGTCGGGCCCCACGGACCCGGTGCTGCTGGCCGACGCGCTGGCCGAGCTTGAGCGCATGGTGGGCCTGGAGCCGGTGAAACGGCAGGTGAAGGCGCTTTCGGCGCAGCTGAACATGGCCCGGCTGCGGGCCGCGCAGGGCCTGCCGGTGCAGCCCCCGAAACGCCATTTCGTCTTCTCGGGCCCCTCCGGCACCGGCAAGACGACCGTCGCGCGCATCCTCGGCCGCGTCTTCTACGCGCTGGGGCTGCTGGGCGGCGACCACCTGGTGGAGGCTCAGCGGGCCGACCTGGTGGGCGAGTTCCTGGGCCAGACCGCGGTGAAGGCCAACGAGCTGATCGACTCCGCGCTCGGCGGGGTGCTCTTCGTCGACGAGGCGTACGCCCTGTCCAACACGGGCTACAGCAAGGGCGACGCCTACGGGGACGAGGCGCTCCAGGTGCTGCTGAAGCGTGCCGAGGACAACCGCGACCACCTGGTGGTCATCCTCGCGGGCTACCCGGAGGGCATGGACCGGCTCCTCGCCGCCAACCCCGGGCTGTCCTCGCGGTTCACGACCCGCGTCGACTTCCCCTCGTACCGCCCGCTGGAGCTCACCGCGATCGGCGAGGTGCTCGCGGCGGCCAACGGCGACCTGTGGGACGAGGAGGCGCTGGACGAGCTGCGCTCGATCAGCGGGCATGTGGTGGACCAGGGGTGGATCGACGAGCTCGGCAACGGGCGGTTCCTGCGCACGCTCTACGAGAAGAGCTGCGCGTACCGGGACCTGCGGCTCTCGGGATACGCCGGTACCCCCACCCGGGAGGATC from Streptomyces formicae includes these protein-coding regions:
- a CDS encoding AAA family ATPase, whose protein sequence is MDIGTQGASAPADLAWVRGVDAYTMGAYPQAEEEFRTAVRLDPGMADGWLGLHALRVDTTTALLRMYRNRERFGEQRARHRRTLNSWYWLGWWVQPVLENPRDLLLAHASHWLDGRHVPELDRALAGLPPVDTDPQVRFLHACRAYLVKDWEQLVRHTEPLVNDPLLGIEAGLFGGMARVRLEMYGQAEPLLSAALMRCRSEQPQRKELRYWLARAHEGTGRSAAALPLYRAVHRVDPAFMDTAARLAAIAEYDGIDGPDEPAGLAAVSLAGAGAGSGGGFGQDAVDAQADAEPPAGPEPRFGPEPQPQFGAVAPAGPADGVREKAGMPPQAAPAQYASGPTDPVLLADALAELERMVGLEPVKRQVKALSAQLNMARLRAAQGLPVQPPKRHFVFSGPSGTGKTTVARILGRVFYALGLLGGDHLVEAQRADLVGEFLGQTAVKANELIDSALGGVLFVDEAYALSNTGYSKGDAYGDEALQVLLKRAEDNRDHLVVILAGYPEGMDRLLAANPGLSSRFTTRVDFPSYRPLELTAIGEVLAAANGDLWDEEALDELRSISGHVVDQGWIDELGNGRFLRTLYEKSCAYRDLRLSGYAGTPTREDLATLRLPDLMQAYGEVLSGRGPVDRGPQDPTGP
- a CDS encoding peptidase C39 family protein, with translation MTRAASRRAVLTAALAAAAAGAASASSASATAPSPAAAADGPLVDNRFWSSYPDWSQGTRAGTRAVAGHRPALVIASPVGRVEYADPHTGKTAVWEHATWTSPVHRPRVPATEVIASWNARTPAGTWLQAELSGTYSDGTATPWFVMGRWTSGDGATDIRRTSVDDQTDGRSTIWTDTLSLDDPASGLRLGSYRLRLTLFRKPGTKLTPTVWRIGAMASAVPDRFTVPASTPRLARELAVPRYSQNTHVGQYPEYDNGGEAWCSPTSSQMIIEYWGRKPTAADLAWVDPAFADPQVCHAARHTYDYQYEGCGNWPFNAAYAATYRDMNAVVTRLHSLDELERLVGAGIPAITSQSFLKEELTGAGYGTAGHLMTVIGFTAAGDVIANDPASPSNEAVRRVYRRREWENIWLRTKRYDANGNVRSGTGGVAYLYWPTGPTAGQQRVLRELGIR
- a CDS encoding MFS transporter, giving the protein MVSGVGEGMQATALYAVVGAFFFHRRAVAAGVVGVAFGAGVFLGPLVGNGIAGAWGDWRGPFFVFAAAGLVVALLIAIGVSRTMTESVTGTTASTTDYGYVPASPFNRNTLGIGIACAVSGLVFYGFLGLYPTFLREHLGFGAGQAALAVSFSGFGAMMALPAGWLGDRFNQRNLLGLAFLATSATATLTYQYATSAPAQYVLAFLMGAFASGFLFTNCTTAMQRAVRPEHVGRGSGLFMLTYYVAAAFSGLLFARLVDEFGWGGAGLWQLTVLPALGIAGLALVDTSRMVVPRRPAAG
- a CDS encoding uridine kinase family protein, with translation MDPAAPPDRLDPGRAAAGLRALPPSCGPVRLIAVDGHAGSGKSTFSALLAEALGGAPVLHLDDLATHEELFAWTGRLLDQVIGPLARGESARYEPYDWHLRRFGAPRPLPAAPVVLVEGVGAGRRALRPHLARLLWMDRGPHESWARGRFRDGPELADFWDEWTVAESRHFAGDPSRPFADTLVREWREGYEWLPGPGATAGANHFLTERDRPARPY